The genomic window gattttctctctctctctgacaaATCTGTTGATAAACCTAGTGAGTACACATAATCTGAGAATATTTTCATGTGCCAAATGGTCCCTTAAAGAATTAGAACCACTAAAGAGGCACTTCCAATGGTTTGTCTTGTGAAGGGTTTGAATTTATTATTGTATATGGATTGCTTGAAGGTACCATAGTAATGGATGGGGTCAGCCATTGGTGATTGAGATTCGCCAAACATGCCGCCCCTACCTTACCCAAAACtttaaaaatgataaatgaCAGATGAGGGGATGAAATATCCATCCTTCTCATATGTGAGGAGGAAAAGGAGGACAACTACTAGAGCAGTTGGTGGTACCCTTACGATTATGTACTTGGGTCCTAGGAAGTCATGGGATTGACTCTCTTATTTTACTGGGAAGGTGGgtgagaaattaaataaattatataaataagaaaagggaAATGAAGATTGGTGTCCTTTGGAACTCATAATTAGACGAAGTTTGGAAAATCTATgtggattaagttttcctttatCCACAATGTATTCTCTTCACCATTGGCGATATGATGCAATGATTGGATATTCTTCATCTTTAACTCTCCATCACCTATTGTATGAGGTTGAAAGTACCCTTTTTTAAATTCAACAAGGTCAGATCTCATGGTTGAAGAGAAACTGGGTCCTTTGTATGCCAAATGTTGTTTTAGATGCAAGAAAGAAGGAGATTTCATCCTCTATCTAATCATTTTAGATGGACAAGCAAATATTGAGCTTGAATGCAAAGCTAATTCTCCCTTGCACAAAGGAATCTCCCTCTACGCGGAAGCCACAACcttggctctaataccacttgttagTAACTTGGTAAGAACTCATTATCTAAAGCTAATCAGTAAAGAAAGAGTGTCTTAGTACCTATAAGTATTTCGATGTGaggttttttactttttagcagAGGAATGCAATATTTGAAATATTATGTCCTAATTGGTAAGAGTCGAAGGAGAAAAGcccttttaattaatttttaaagaaattatgcgttttataaaaataaaataaaagaggtgTGAAGGACGTGCAACGTGGAGGCACGAAGGAAGGGTTGGCGAAGGCGGAGGGAATGCAGAGCTGGGAGAGGTTCGTTAGCGGTTAAGTGCTCAAAACGAGTTTCCCGCGAACAAGAAACTTGTAGCCTTGTCCCCAAAACGACTGGGTATCAGAGGAACGTCGGCCTTCctttctattctctctctctctctaactggGAAAACGCCCTTTCCTCATatctccctctcctcctccttgtCCTGCTCCGATCCCAATCTGTTTGGTAATGTACCTTCTTctctcattgattttttttttctttttcatcttctcCACTCCCTCCCGTTTCATTTGTTAAATgattgtcttcttcttatttttgttttttcttttcaattttgggttttgatcgTTTGTATTGGGTGATTGACTGATGAAATGGATAACAGATTTTTAACAGATTTTCATCTATAGTTTTATTTTCTAGGGATTGAAATGTGATCAATGATTTTGATAGCATTGAATAGTTGAATGTGGGTTAAGAAGCATTTCATGACTTAGATGTCATAATTGATAAACTTCACAAAACTATCCTCTTTCTATATTCTTTTTGGGAgaatggggaaggaatagggggtctctctctctctctgaatttATCTTCCTTCGTTGAGACTTTGACttatgatttcatttttatAGGTTTAATTGTTTCGGATTGGGGGAGTTTAATCAGATAATATTTATTGGGAGCATTTGCTTGAGATGGATTATTAAATCTATTTTTCGGATTTGTCGTGTCTGCGACCTGCAAAATGTTGTGCTGTGGAGGTGCGGAAGAGGAGAACTATGGTCCACCTGCTAATCAGTATACTGCCCCACCCAAGGGGATGAATTCAAATGGTACTATCATCTTCTTTgcatccccttttttttaaatcggtgattccaattccaagtaTAGGATATAGAGAATATTTGTAAATAATTGGATCTGTTATGAATCAATTGATCTTTGATTAGTTCACTTGCAAAGATatcttgtttttgtttgatcacattttctagataaattttatatcttttccttgtctataattattttattttttatcttctgGATGAATTTGTCTATAGTTTAATTAATTGGTCTAGATCCCATATCCAAGCAGCTTGAAGCTTTGGATATAAGGGTTGGGTTACCCTGGACATCTACGCTGCTTGACATAGCAATTGTGTGTAGAACTGAATGGGTTGAGCAGGGACCACGGGATTACTGGGCTCCCTGTAGCTTACAATGCTTGCAGAAAACAACTATCTGTTTCagtggaaaaaataaaaccagcTGTTCTCTATTTCAATGTCCTTGCACATCAGTGAATTCTGTAGGTGAGGAAACTGTTTGATGATCAACCCCTTTGCTACCCAAAGAGATGGCGTTGATCTAAATATTTGTCAAAAGCTCTCTATTTTCTTCATGCCAAATCAAACTAGACAATACTGTCCAGAGCCATTGTTCCCTATTACATTTATGTTGCATGGTTTTCACATCCCAATTTTTAAGGAAACGTTTCAAATGCCTTtaagttttcaaaaattgaatgGAAAACTGAAAACTTAAAGGCATTTGAAACGTTTTCTTAACACCAATCATCTGAGAGGAGCATCAGGTTCACAAAAGAATTCAattaatcagaaaaaaaaaaaaccaactagGTAACAAGACTCTTAGTGTAAACTGCAAAGGAATAACGTAGGGAGATTACTTATTCCCTGAGCATGAAGACCAAGGAGACAACCAACAGGCAATTTCTGTTTTCTAGAGACCAAGTTATCTATAATAAGTATTGTTATGCTTCTGGGAGTTGATCCCACCATGTAGCTCTTGATGTAAACTGTTGAGGTGATTTTGGAGTTGATCAATAAGAAAACTAGGGATGTAGATGTCACTTAtatgggaaatgaggaaaataAATTTGTGTTACCTAATATATTCTCTGTGTTATTGAAAGAGTTATAATCTTCTTACTATATACTGAGCTCAAATAGTTttgctgtaatttttttttttttttttttttttttggggagggggtggggggacaATACTGTTGCTGGGCATATCTATGTTAAAGTTGGCATATACATCCTCTTCCTTTCAATAATTGACCCTCTAAATCCTCACGCTGTTTGTGAAACCTTCTGTGACTCTATTAGCTGAAATTAATTAATGCAAGGTGGAGAAAAATCActtgattttatgatttttatccaTATCATTTCCTCTTCTCATCTCCCCTTCCAACCTCCCTGggttttatgtaaatattgcaGTGCTCTTCATGCTTATGACACATTTTTTCCCTCATGCATATTAGGAAGTGAGAGAGGGCAGCCAAGAACTTCCAATGTAGCCAGGAGTGGAGGCCCTCCGAAGGTCTTACCTATTGAAATACCGGCCTTATCCTTCGATGAGCTAAATAGATTGACCAATAATTTTGGTCCCAAGTCTTTGATTGGAGAAGGTTCCTATGGACGGGTCTTCCGTGCAACCTTAAAGAGTGGCCAAGCTGCTGCCATCAAGAAGCTAGATGCCAGCTCAGCAGAGCCAGATAATGATTTTGCTGCTCAGGTTGGCATTTGGAAAAGGCTGAAAAAGGTTATATCTTTCACAACTGGGTCTTCAGTCTTACATCttgaccttttctttcttataatGGATGATGCAGTTATCAACGGTTTCAAGACTTAAGCATGAGCATTTTGTCGAGTTGTTGGGATACTGTTTGGATGCAAACAATCGAATTTTGGCATATGAGTTCGCAACAATGGGCTCCTTACACGACATTTTACATGGTATCCATAATGAATTCTTCGCTTATGCTTCATACTTCAATGCTGATACTCAAGATGTTGAAATTCATGGGCACTATTTAAAGTTTAAGAACTTCAATGCTGAACAGTGATATTTATCTTTTGTTGCAGGGAGAAAAGGTGTTCAGGGGGCTGAACCTGGTCCAATTCTTAGCTGGAGCCAGAGGGTGAAAATTGCTTTTGGTGCAGCAAAAGGTCTTGAATATCTTCATGAAAAGGTTCAACCACCTATAGTCCATCGCGATGTCAGATCAAGCAATGTTCttctttttgatgatttcatgGCGAAGATTGCTGATTTCAATTTAACCAATCAGTCTCCGGATACAGCAGCTCGTCTACATTCCACTAGAGTTCTGGGAACTTTTGGTTATCATGCTCCAGAGTAAGTTTACAATTGTCAATTATGAATTTACTGTTCCTCTGTTTTTAACTATGAAGAAATGCAACAGCTCATGAATTTCAGACCAGAATTGGTGAATCTTATCAGTGATATCATGCATTTTCCTTTTAGATTCTTTAGGAgggaaattagaaaaaaattaagtgCTAATGTAAGATTTCAAAACTTCATCCGGATTAATATCACTAAGGATTTAATCTTGATTTATTATTTCAATCAACAATCTTCTAACATGGCTTGATGAACTAGGAAATATACTCTCAACTATAAATGAGAATGTGACTTTCTGTTTAGTATGTTTCCATGGCTAAAGGATTCCAAAATTGCTATTGCTTTTGAAATCTCTCAACCCTTAATACACTTAACTTTGTACTAaccttgttttctttctttggtatgTTCTGATTATTGACTTTTCCTTTGTCCCCATTCAGGTATGCTATGACAGGGCAATTGACTCAGAAAAGTGATGTCTACAGTTTTGGGGTTGTTCTTTTGGAGCTTTTGACAGGGAGGAAGCCAGTAGACCACACTATGCCTAAAGGGCAACAAAGTCTTGTTACTTGGGTGAGTCTTCATACTACCCAAGCTTTGTTAGCATTTCTTCCTCTCCCGCTTGGATCTCTAACCATATTGTACACTATAGGCAACTCCAAGATTGAGTGAGGACAAGGTCAAGCAATGTGTGGATCCCAAGCTAAACAATGAATACCCACCGAAGGCTGTCGCTAAggttctttcctctcctctctttaaATAATGGGAAAATTTCTGTCACTCCCCTATACTttatatttactcaaactccTCCACTTACAGTTTCTTTTCTGATTCCCCCAGAAGAGCAAACTTTCACCTCTCTTTCTTGCCTACCAATTCTAAATCCCTAAATTACCCTTGCTCCCCTCCGAGAAAAAattcatcttaaaaaaaaaaaaaaaaaaaaaatctctgtgAGCCTACAGTTCCAATCAAAGAGGTAAAGAAAGAAGCCAATGCAACCACCGGGCTTCTGAGGGCGGAGGTGCAGCTAGAGGTGGAGGGGCGGAGGGTTGAGGGAGGGCACTAGAGAGGTCTGTTACCAGAGGGGTTGTGGGAGGGGAGCATGGGTAATTTAGGGATTTAGAATTcacaggggagaaagagaggtgaAAGTTTGCTCTTCTGGGGGAATCAGAAAAGAAACTTTGAATAGGGGAGTTTGAATAAATGTATGGTAAATACTGAGGAGTGATAGAAAATTTCCcttaaatgatttttcttctgtGTTTTACTCATCAACGGGAAATGAGGTTTAGTTGCATTACTCTTTCCTTTGCTTTGTATTTCAATAGACAGTACAGTATATGACCCGAGCTTAAGTCTTGTTTGTTTGGAAATCAACATTTGCATGTCTATGTGCTTGTGTTTCAGTTGGGAGCAGTAGCAGCACTTTGCGTTCAATATGAAGCAGACTTCCGGCCAAATATGACAATCGTTGTCAAGGCTCTTCAACCTTTACTTAGCTCAAAACCAGCAGGATCAGAGTCTCATGTGTAactataatgtttttttttttttttttttttttttttttttagagataaaaagaagttttccttttttttttttttttcttattgttgttgtaCTCTTTGGACTCAACATTGAGATCTAGTATCACAAAATTTTCTAGGAAAGAGTAGCAGTCATCTGGTTCAAGATGTATTTTTAATCTATTTTAGCTAGTCTTGAGAGATAAAAAATTGCTTCTGATGCCTTTGGCTTACAAGATGTCAGTAATTATGGATGGTTCATTTAGTACCCCAACCAAATTGCTATTACTGTACAACAGAACAATTCATATAGATGCAGATTGGCAAATTGAAAGCACCTGACAATGAGAGTTACAAAATAAAAGctttaaaattttattcatgatcTAACCTCATGTAGACCACTCACAATGCATCACCCCATCTATGACCTATGTTGTGGAAACAccaaggctgtgtttggtatgcgttcttgaaatagattttgggtctagaatgcattctgTAACACAGTTTTGCTCTCTATTATCTCACTTCAAAATGCATTCTAGAGCCAGAACCTATTATGAGACTATGCATGTACtctgctgttttttttttcaagctccCAGTCAAATGAAGCTCAGATCTCTTGTCACTCATGAAATTCATGAAGTGAGCCTGGTTATAAACAATTTGGGTTGTGTCTGCATCAAAGTGATAAAAAGAGTCGAATGAGGAAGGACAAACACATCACAGTCAATGTTAACTAGTGCCACTTCCAATTGAAACCCACCcgaaaccacccccccccctcaaaaaagaagaagtgacAGAGACTTCCTTTATAGTTTAGGGAAAACAGAATCTTTCTAACCGTTACTTTCAGTCTTAATTTACTAAAATTGGACTGAGTGAAGCTGGCTAAGTGTCCTTTTGCAATTAGTGGAGTCTAAGCACCCTATGTTGTTGGCTGTagctgttttttatttttaattaaagatTAACAGAAAGatattaaaagataaaatatgaaTACGTGATTAACGTTGAGGCATAGTCCACATATGCCCGGAtggaaaacaaataaatatagATTAATAAACATGCCCAGATGGGAAACAAACAAGAATGGAAtagataaagaaataaataggtAGATTACTTATCTATGGCATCTCATCAGCAAAAAACTGAAAAGAGCTTAGGGAAAATGAAATCTAGATCTACCAAAAATATCTCACATGACATCACTGTCAACATAGCTCGGATGATGATCCATAACAAATACCAAACAAGAACGAACTGCCTTCTTCGCGAGGGACCTTTTGTTGTCTTCACCTAAGAAATTAAAATGGGAGGTTGCATTTTGTGGGTTGCTACTTGAAATGAAATAATCTCATTTGAAATTTAGTTGCAGTTGAAGGCATGAGGTGATTCTTCAAGATGTACTACTTCACTCTCA from Macadamia integrifolia cultivar HAES 741 unplaced genomic scaffold, SCU_Mint_v3 scaffold976, whole genome shotgun sequence includes these protein-coding regions:
- the LOC122070697 gene encoding probable protein kinase At2g41970 codes for the protein MLCCGGAEEENYGPPANQYTAPPKGMNSNGSERGQPRTSNVARSGGPPKVLPIEIPALSFDELNRLTNNFGPKSLIGEGSYGRVFRATLKSGQAAAIKKLDASSAEPDNDFAAQLSTVSRLKHEHFVELLGYCLDANNRILAYEFATMGSLHDILHGRKGVQGAEPGPILSWSQRVKIAFGAAKGLEYLHEKVQPPIVHRDVRSSNVLLFDDFMAKIADFNLTNQSPDTAARLHSTRVLGTFGYHAPEYAMTGQLTQKSDVYSFGVVLLELLTGRKPVDHTMPKGQQSLVTWATPRLSEDKVKQCVDPKLNNEYPPKAVAKLGAVAALCVQYEADFRPNMTIVVKALQPLLSSKPAGSESHV